ATTAACTAAACCTTGAATTGTTTTACTAACAGACAGGTATTATGTCCACCGAAACCTAAAGAATTGGACATCCCGGCTCGTATCGGCATTAAGCGTGCACCTTCAGTAACATAATCTAAATCTAATTCTGGGTCAGGATTTTCTAAATTTATTGTCGGATGGACCTTCTGGTGATATACTGAAAGACAGAGAACCACAAACTCAATTGCGCCGGCCGCTCCCAAGGAATGACCAATCATTGATTTAGTCGAATTTACCGCAATCTTCTTTGCTCGTTCGCCAAATAATTTTTTAATGGCTTGAGTTTCGGTTAAATCATTTAAGTCTGTAGAAGTACCATGAGCATTAATATAATCAATATCGTCCGCAGTAAGGTTAGCCTCATTTAAGGCATTTCTCATTGCTTCATAAGCGCCAACACCTTCAGGAGCTGGCGCAGTTATATGATAACCGTCGCCGGTTACACCAAAGCCAACAATTTCCGCGTATATTTTGGCATTACGCTTTTTAGCATGTTCTAAGTCTTCTAAGATGACAGTCGCAGCACCTTCGGCAATTACAAATCCGTCGCGGTCTTGAGCAAATGGTCGCGATGCTTTTTCTGGCGCGTCATTGCGTTTACTCAATGCGCCCATATTAGCAAAGGCCGAAATGCAAAAACCGGTAAGTGGTGCTTCCGAACCTCCGACAATACAAATGTCTGCATCACCTGAAAGAATATGCCGATAACCGCTTCCAATCGCATGTGCGCCAGAAGCACACGCCGAGGTCGTGCAATAATTGGGACCGCGTAATCCGTAATAGATTGAAATGTTACCTGCGGCAATATCTGGAATCATCATCGGAATTAAAAGTGGTGAAACTCGCGAAGGTCCTTTAGTAAGATATAACTCATGCTGTTTTTCCCAAGTTTCCAAACCACCCATACCAGAACCAATAATAACACCAATCCGAGTTTTGTCCTCATTATCCAAAGAAAGTTTAGCATCAGAGACGGCATCGACTGCAGACCACAGAGCAAATTGACAAAATCGGTCCATTCGCTTAACAAGTTTAGCATCAAATCGTTTCGTAGCATCAAAATCTTTAACGACACCGCCAAACTGCACTGCTAAATTTGTCGGGTCAATGTGGTCAAATCGAGAAATACCGGATTTTCCTGCCAAAAGATTTTGCCAAAAGGTCTCAATATCAATACCTAAACAAGTGACAACACCTAAACCAGTTACAACAACTCTCCGCATAATAATCTTATAAGATTTTTCCGATTAGAAGCCATTAATCTTTGAATCTTTAACCTCAAAATCTTCTAATCTATTTCTTAGCAGTTTTTTCTTCAATATATTTTATTGCATCAGAGACGGTTCTTATTTTGGAAGAATCTTCATCTGGAATTTCAATGCCGAATTTTTCTTCAAATGCCATTACTAATTCTACAATGTCTAAGGAATCTGCACCTAAGTCTTCAACAAAGGATGCATTGTCCGTGACTTTTTCCGGTGTCACATGTAATTGTTCGATAATAATATTTTTTACATCATCACTTAATGCCATAACGCCTCCTGATGGTTTAAGTTGTTTTATTTAATAATTATCTATCATCATATTCAAAGCTCCGACACACCTTCAGAAAAGAGTGTTATTTGTTCAGAGCCGAAGGTTTTACATACTTAATCACCGCATATTTTAGCAATCAGATTGAGAATGTCAAGAATTATTTTGGAAGCGCTCTGAAGAAGTCGATCTTTGCTTATTAATATAATACTGAACCTACCTCACACCGCTGCTGTTTCCTTTGGTTGTAGTTATTTCTACAGCACTTTTTCAGAGGTCTTTTTTGAAGTACGCCGAAGATATATTACTGAATAAATGGTTTGCATAGTATCGTATAAATGTGAATCGAATGTGACTTTTTGTTAAATTGGAAAGACAACGGCGAAACAAAACATTTTATTTTGATATGCCTGAAAAATTGTTTATCATAACCCACTATCGGGCTAAAGATTATCTTATGGTAAGAGAAAATTGGTGGGTTAAGCCTAATGTGTTATGAGAACTTACCGCATAGTCAAGGATAAGGTTATTGCGGATATAACCCAAACCCAGTGAGGTTCTTGAATTAGCAAACCCCATTCGTAGGAATAATGGTTGATAATAATATTCTATGCCAATTTTGACTTTAGTCTTTTCTTCAAAATTAATATCACTCGCAACCAATAATTCTTTAATTGGTCTAAACGATATTCCCCAATTAACCAAGGTTTGCTCACAGACTGCAAAGTTTTGAATTCCAACACCTGTATTGAACAATTTAGCATTTACTAAAACACCGACATCCGTACAGAATTTAGTCTTTGTAATTGTTTCGATTCGCTCATTAAGTAATTTTGTAGCAACTCCGAAGGAAAATA
This DNA window, taken from candidate division WOR-3 bacterium, encodes the following:
- the fabF gene encoding beta-ketoacyl-ACP synthase II, producing MMRRVVVTGLGVVTCLGIDIETFWQNLLAGKSGISRFDHIDPTNLAVQFGGVVKDFDATKRFDAKLVKRMDRFCQFALWSAVDAVSDAKLSLDNEDKTRIGVIIGSGMGGLETWEKQHELYLTKGPSRVSPLLIPMMIPDIAAGNISIYYGLRGPNYCTTSACASGAHAIGSGYRHILSGDADICIVGGSEAPLTGFCISAFANMGALSKRNDAPEKASRPFAQDRDGFVIAEGAATVILEDLEHAKKRNAKIYAEIVGFGVTGDGYHITAPAPEGVGAYEAMRNALNEANLTADDIDYINAHGTSTDLNDLTETQAIKKLFGERAKKIAVNSTKSMIGHSLGAAGAIEFVVLCLSVYHQKVHPTINLENPDPELDLDYVTEGARLMPIRAGMSNSLGFGGHNTCLLVKQFKV
- a CDS encoding acyl carrier protein — its product is MALSDDVKNIIIEQLHVTPEKVTDNASFVEDLGADSLDIVELVMAFEEKFGIEIPDEDSSKIRTVSDAIKYIEEKTAKK